A genome region from Geminicoccus roseus DSM 18922 includes the following:
- a CDS encoding DUF3131 domain-containing protein, producing the protein MNFRSGIYRARGHLIFLLGLLVSFSIILALEGVEAEQARSAAGRPEPTQMQAMLEAAGQAPVAQPLPLSPDQVAWAQLAWRYFEQNVHPETGLPGSVDRFFGVTAWEIGSYLNALVSAQRLGLITPGAFDDYMVRALDSIGKLPLYAGSLPNKSYDVRSLKMTDYNGEPTEDGIGWSALDLARLLIAMEIVEAGYPEHAEKIAAIEKGWRIDAMLLNGVMVGRLPTNPEPVQEGRLGYEEYAAKGLVRLGLDAYRALEVADTVHFVDAMGVLVPVDDRHAEQFDAEVCTTSEPYVLEGLEMGFDARSRASAWAVLRAQQARARATGLPTALSEGHVPGAPYFVYGCVVGNGVPWAVLSPQGERFDQLRFLDTKSVFGWSALMPNEYTSGLLSQIFPLNDPERGWFTGRFEADGATNGTITANTNAIILESLHFRAFGPLLTFPGRARS; encoded by the coding sequence ATGAACTTCCGCAGTGGAATCTACCGCGCGCGCGGCCACCTCATCTTCCTGCTCGGCCTGCTCGTGAGCTTTTCCATCATCCTGGCGCTGGAAGGAGTCGAGGCGGAGCAGGCTCGATCCGCCGCGGGCCGCCCCGAGCCCACGCAGATGCAGGCCATGCTCGAGGCGGCCGGCCAGGCGCCGGTTGCGCAGCCATTGCCGCTCTCCCCGGACCAGGTGGCCTGGGCGCAATTGGCCTGGCGCTACTTCGAGCAGAACGTCCATCCTGAAACGGGGCTGCCGGGGTCGGTGGACCGGTTCTTCGGCGTCACGGCCTGGGAGATCGGTTCCTACCTGAATGCCCTGGTTTCCGCCCAGAGGCTGGGCCTGATCACCCCCGGCGCCTTCGACGACTACATGGTCAGGGCGCTCGATTCGATCGGAAAGCTCCCACTCTACGCCGGCAGCCTGCCGAACAAGTCCTACGACGTCCGCAGCCTGAAGATGACCGACTATAACGGTGAGCCGACCGAGGACGGGATCGGCTGGTCGGCCCTGGATCTCGCGCGCCTGCTGATCGCCATGGAGATCGTCGAGGCCGGCTACCCCGAGCATGCCGAGAAGATCGCGGCCATCGAGAAGGGCTGGCGGATCGACGCGATGCTCCTGAACGGGGTGATGGTGGGCCGGCTGCCGACGAACCCCGAGCCTGTCCAGGAGGGCCGGCTGGGCTATGAAGAGTATGCGGCCAAGGGACTCGTCCGCCTGGGTCTCGACGCGTACCGGGCGCTCGAGGTAGCCGACACGGTTCACTTCGTGGATGCCATGGGCGTGCTGGTCCCGGTGGACGACCGCCACGCGGAACAGTTCGACGCCGAAGTATGCACCACCAGCGAACCCTACGTGCTCGAGGGGCTGGAGATGGGCTTCGACGCACGCTCGCGCGCCTCGGCCTGGGCGGTCTTGCGTGCGCAGCAGGCGCGTGCCCGGGCTACCGGCCTCCCGACCGCGCTCAGCGAGGGTCACGTGCCGGGCGCTCCCTATTTCGTCTACGGCTGCGTCGTCGGCAACGGCGTTCCCTGGGCGGTGCTCTCGCCGCAGGGCGAGCGATTCGACCAGCTGCGCTTCCTGGACACCAAGAGCGTGTTCGGCTGGTCGGCGCTGATGCCCAACGAGTACACATCCGGCCTGCTGTCGCAGATCTTCCCTCTGAACGACCCGGAACGCGGCTGGTTCACCGGGCGGTTCGAAGCCGACGGGGCGACCAACGGCACCATCACCGCCAACACCAACGCCATCATCCTGGAAAGCCTGCACTTCAGGGCCTTCGGCCCCCTGCTGACTTTCCCGGGGCGCGCCAGATCATGA
- a CDS encoding glycosyltransferase has product MPFYFTRYEGRKPPPPVPHSDQRESLWQFLATVSLVLGGWYIGWRWLYSLNYDALWFALPVALAETLAYFGLILFTVNLWKTSDPPILPPPENAQDCDIDADEPGRPIAVDVFFATYNEDPELVRLGLRDARNIRYPHPLDLRIHVLDDGKRPAMAAVAAEEGVNYITRPSNIGFKAGNLRNAIEHTSGDFILICDADTRPFATILERTLGYFRDPKMAWVQTPQWFYDLPAGKPLPKVLERRFGRFGRFIGRAVERVIGPVEVGHDPFVNDPQLFYDIILRRRNWANAGFCCGAASIHRREAVMEAALRSYVLASDRDAEGTISSTLRMLNETTLDPVVEELIRQEAALNTEVTPYKFHASEDIFTSIVLHSDRERGWKSVQHPFVESKMLSPQDLLTWAMQRFRYAGGSLDILFHENPLFRKGLTLPQKIMYGSTFYSYLGAIWNTVFLLAPIIYLLFNVAPVAAYSDEFFMHLIPFLIANELATMVGTWNIAGYKPKAAYLNFFPINLRAIWTTLLRKEIKFKVTPKVRQEGNFLYLVWPQLAIILLTLWSLAFAFICWSLDLRDYKLGALLANLFWGLNNVLAMLPIVTAAFYQEEPLEDEPEPAAIGLMSGVPSP; this is encoded by the coding sequence ATGCCGTTTTATTTTACAAGGTACGAAGGCAGGAAGCCGCCGCCACCCGTTCCCCACTCGGACCAGCGTGAATCGCTCTGGCAGTTCCTGGCCACGGTGTCGCTGGTCCTGGGCGGCTGGTACATCGGCTGGCGCTGGCTCTACTCGCTCAACTACGACGCGCTCTGGTTCGCGCTGCCGGTGGCGCTTGCGGAGACCCTGGCATATTTCGGCCTGATCCTGTTCACGGTCAATCTCTGGAAGACCAGCGATCCGCCGATCCTCCCGCCGCCGGAAAACGCCCAGGACTGCGACATCGATGCCGACGAACCTGGGCGCCCGATCGCCGTCGACGTGTTCTTCGCGACCTATAACGAGGATCCGGAACTGGTCCGGCTGGGCCTGCGCGATGCCAGGAACATCCGCTATCCGCACCCCCTGGACCTGCGCATCCACGTCCTGGACGACGGCAAGCGGCCGGCCATGGCCGCCGTGGCCGCCGAGGAGGGGGTCAACTACATCACCCGGCCCTCCAATATCGGCTTCAAGGCCGGCAACCTGCGCAACGCCATCGAGCACACCAGCGGCGACTTCATCCTGATCTGCGACGCCGATACCCGGCCGTTCGCGACCATCCTGGAGCGGACGCTCGGCTATTTCCGCGATCCGAAGATGGCTTGGGTGCAGACCCCGCAATGGTTCTACGACCTGCCGGCGGGCAAGCCGCTCCCCAAGGTTCTGGAGCGCCGGTTCGGCCGTTTCGGCCGCTTCATCGGGCGGGCCGTGGAGCGGGTGATCGGCCCGGTCGAGGTCGGGCACGATCCGTTCGTGAACGACCCGCAGCTCTTCTACGATATCATCCTGCGCCGCCGGAACTGGGCGAATGCGGGGTTCTGCTGCGGCGCGGCTTCGATCCATCGCCGGGAGGCGGTGATGGAGGCCGCCCTTCGTTCCTATGTTCTTGCCAGCGACCGGGATGCGGAAGGCACCATCTCCAGCACGCTGCGGATGCTGAACGAGACGACGCTGGATCCGGTGGTCGAGGAACTGATCCGGCAGGAGGCGGCGCTCAACACCGAGGTGACGCCATACAAGTTCCATGCCTCCGAGGACATCTTCACCTCCATCGTCCTGCACAGCGACCGCGAGCGCGGCTGGAAGTCGGTGCAGCACCCGTTCGTGGAATCGAAGATGCTCTCGCCGCAGGACCTGCTGACCTGGGCGATGCAGCGCTTTCGCTACGCCGGCGGCAGCCTGGATATCCTGTTCCACGAGAACCCGCTCTTCCGTAAAGGGCTGACCCTGCCGCAGAAGATCATGTACGGGTCGACCTTTTATTCTTATCTGGGCGCCATCTGGAACACGGTCTTCCTGCTGGCGCCGATCATCTATCTTTTGTTCAATGTTGCGCCAGTCGCCGCCTATTCTGATGAGTTCTTCATGCACCTCATCCCGTTCCTGATCGCCAATGAACTGGCGACCATGGTGGGGACCTGGAACATCGCGGGCTACAAGCCGAAGGCGGCCTATCTGAACTTCTTCCCGATCAACCTGCGGGCGATCTGGACGACCCTCCTGCGCAAGGAAATCAAGTTCAAGGTGACTCCGAAGGTGCGTCAGGAAGGCAACTTCCTTTACCTCGTATGGCCACAGCTCGCGATCATTCTGCTGACGCTCTGGAGCTTGGCCTTCGCGTTCATTTGCTGGTCGCTGGACCTGCGTGACTACAAGCTGGGGGCACTCCTGGCGAACCTGTTCTGGGGACTGAACAACGTGCTCGCGATGTTGCCGATCGTGACGGCCGCCTTCTACCAGGAGGAGCCGCTTGAGGACGAGCCGGAGCCTGCCGCCATCGGCCTGATGAGTGGGGTGCCGAGCCCATGA
- a CDS encoding acyltransferase: protein MASRASEASRFAWLDTLRLLAGICIVAVHSTSNPAGNPFPNFPEGERIAPILFRSIVYIARTELFLIISVFLLMMALDRRPRSYGTVIREQARRLLVPFAFWVVVYAFYRLIKAARFGYAASILTDLADPWSWAGYLLLGNVQYHMHFLPTLFGMILLFPAYRLAVRLPILGVSVLIFLSAKLVLDQWVYGTLSGSPWLEYVVRLVKILTYGGYGILAASFYGILKRDFDTETGRQIFGVVLLLGAALFMVKLVHAYQIIKTGTWVFTFTPGYWADYLMPPLLFLGIMSMRHLNWPPIFSRLAPFSFGIYLMHPLLMDLVEIMIAPWNLVPWQMVSLKFPLVLVSTVILVMLVARLPFLSWTIGLSAKPARQAPPMQTPPAAMALPRS, encoded by the coding sequence ATGGCTTCAAGGGCTTCCGAGGCATCGCGCTTTGCCTGGCTGGACACGCTGAGGCTCCTTGCAGGCATCTGCATCGTCGCCGTTCATTCCACGTCCAACCCTGCGGGAAACCCTTTCCCCAACTTCCCCGAGGGGGAGCGAATCGCCCCGATCCTGTTCCGCTCGATCGTCTATATCGCGCGCACCGAGCTGTTCCTGATCATCTCCGTGTTTCTCCTCATGATGGCGCTGGATCGACGGCCGCGCTCCTATGGCACCGTGATCCGCGAGCAGGCCCGTCGCCTGCTGGTGCCGTTCGCCTTCTGGGTCGTGGTCTATGCCTTCTACCGCCTGATCAAGGCCGCGCGTTTCGGCTATGCGGCGAGCATCCTGACCGATCTTGCCGATCCGTGGAGTTGGGCCGGTTACCTCCTCCTGGGCAACGTCCAGTATCACATGCATTTCCTGCCGACCTTGTTCGGCATGATCCTGCTGTTCCCTGCCTACCGTCTCGCAGTGCGCCTGCCGATCCTGGGCGTGTCCGTCCTGATCTTCCTGTCGGCCAAGCTGGTGCTCGACCAATGGGTCTACGGGACCCTGAGCGGTTCGCCGTGGCTCGAATACGTCGTGCGGCTCGTGAAGATCTTGACCTATGGAGGCTACGGCATCCTGGCAGCCAGCTTCTATGGCATTCTGAAGCGTGACTTCGACACCGAGACCGGGCGGCAGATCTTCGGTGTCGTTCTTCTGCTGGGCGCCGCCTTGTTCATGGTGAAACTCGTCCATGCCTACCAGATCATCAAGACAGGGACCTGGGTCTTCACCTTCACGCCCGGGTACTGGGCGGACTATCTCATGCCGCCACTCCTGTTCCTCGGCATCATGTCGATGCGGCACCTCAATTGGCCTCCGATCTTTTCCCGCCTGGCGCCGTTCAGCTTCGGCATCTACCTCATGCATCCGCTCCTGATGGACCTGGTCGAGATCATGATCGCGCCCTGGAACCTGGTCCCCTGGCAGATGGTGAGCCTGAAGTTTCCGCTGGTCCTGGTCAGCACCGTGATCCTGGTGATGCTGGTCGCACGCCTGCCATTCCTGTCCTGGACCATCGGCCTCAGCGCCAAGCCGGCGCGCCAGGCGCCCCCGATGCAGACACCACCCGCAGCCATGGCCCTGCCCCGTTCCTGA
- a CDS encoding SGNH/GDSL hydrolase family protein — MYFRYDMRRISHLFPAIVVALLAAGCGPRLDSCGGPPGGWGFDGSGQLLPVLETVPPALTIVALGSSSTEGIGASTPAYTYPAQLQRILDNRYPDADIKVFNKGVAQEIVASNLVRLDRDVLSLSPDLVIWQVGTNDAIYLDDLTTILEQVQTGIDRIKKSGTRLAILSPQSFPDEARDGRIRRMNDALRDMALANDVSFLDRHGLMTWWLDSRTLFPDELLGGDALHMSDRSYECLAIRIADLVPALAQTQSDKHLASSPQVPLTVLPR, encoded by the coding sequence TTGTATTTCCGATATGACATGCGGCGAATTTCTCACTTGTTTCCGGCGATAGTCGTAGCTCTGCTGGCGGCGGGCTGCGGCCCCAGGCTCGACAGCTGTGGCGGCCCCCCTGGCGGCTGGGGCTTCGACGGCTCGGGCCAGCTGCTTCCCGTACTGGAAACGGTTCCTCCTGCGCTGACGATCGTCGCGCTTGGTTCCTCCAGCACCGAGGGCATCGGGGCGTCCACGCCGGCATACACCTATCCCGCGCAACTGCAGCGCATCCTCGACAACCGCTATCCGGATGCTGACATCAAGGTGTTCAACAAGGGTGTCGCCCAGGAGATCGTGGCGAGCAACCTGGTCCGCCTGGACCGGGATGTGCTTTCCCTTTCGCCCGACCTCGTCATCTGGCAGGTCGGCACCAACGACGCGATCTACCTGGACGACCTGACGACGATCCTGGAGCAGGTTCAGACCGGCATCGACCGGATCAAGAAGTCCGGGACGCGACTGGCCATCCTGTCCCCCCAGTCGTTTCCCGACGAGGCGCGCGACGGGCGCATCCGACGGATGAACGACGCCCTGCGCGACATGGCGCTCGCCAACGACGTGTCGTTCCTGGACCGGCACGGGCTGATGACGTGGTGGCTGGACTCCCGCACCCTGTTCCCCGACGAACTGCTCGGCGGGGACGCCCTGCACATGAGTGACCGAAGCTACGAATGTCTTGCCATCCGTATCGCAGATCTCGTACCGGCGCTCGCCCAGACTCAGAGTGACAAACATCTGGCATCATCGCCGCAGGTGCCACTCACCGTCTTGCCAAGATAG
- a CDS encoding GAF domain-containing hybrid sensor histidine kinase/response regulator — MPAAPIPEDEDERLASLLACNILDTPSDPRFDSMTRLAARLYGVPIALVSLIDDRRQWFKSSVGVSLTETSRDLAFCAHALLHPDQPLVVEDATLDPRFADNHLVTGPLGVRFYAGVPLRDREGRALGTLCILDQRPRQMQLVELHTLIDLAAGVGSVIELYRSLATLQDGEEVARTRAEELDAARRKAEEADKAKSMFLAAMSHEIRTPLTGVLGMADLLSHEALTVRQRGYVDVIRTSGRHLLTVINDILDFSRLEAGGLILEQIDFAIADVLEQTRSILSPHAHERGLQLAFDIAQPSPPAVKGDPTRLRQVLVNLIGNGLKFTSEGGVWVSIRCRPLPDDRVSCRFEVRDTGIGIAEERQAELFEAFTQADLSTSRRYGGSGLGLAICRQLVTAMGGTIGVEGRPGQGSTFWFEIPFERGSLVAAQEKAALDPASMPSLRVLVVEDVAVNRDLLEATLARYGHVVAFAENGAEAVAKVAAQSFDLVLMDMQMPVMDGVEATRRIRALPPPASTVPIVALTANVLETERQRCLAAGMNQVLIKPVVWTDLFGVLASVGQRSPAVHRPSPTAVPRDRQETPDAEGLVDRQRIDALRSLLGATKLEKILRDVILSTETSAKEMTDLGEDAAAVASIAHRLCGTTASLGLARIGAASREIEDLAREGKPLQAAIAELHQLARKTRDLLDLQES, encoded by the coding sequence ATGCCGGCGGCTCCCATACCCGAGGACGAGGACGAACGCCTAGCCTCCCTCCTGGCCTGCAACATTCTTGATACGCCGTCTGATCCACGCTTCGATTCCATGACCCGCCTTGCGGCGCGGCTCTACGGCGTCCCGATCGCGCTGGTGTCGCTGATCGATGACCGGCGACAGTGGTTCAAGTCGTCGGTCGGCGTGTCGCTCACCGAAACCTCCCGCGATCTCGCCTTCTGCGCGCATGCGCTTCTCCATCCGGATCAGCCGCTGGTGGTGGAAGATGCGACGTTGGATCCGCGCTTCGCCGACAACCACCTCGTGACCGGCCCGCTCGGGGTGCGCTTCTATGCCGGTGTCCCGCTGCGCGATCGGGAGGGACGAGCACTCGGCACGCTCTGCATCCTCGACCAGCGGCCGCGCCAAATGCAGCTCGTCGAGTTGCACACCCTGATCGACCTGGCTGCGGGCGTGGGCTCGGTGATCGAGCTGTACCGGAGCCTCGCGACGCTCCAGGACGGAGAAGAGGTCGCCCGAACGCGTGCCGAGGAGTTGGACGCGGCGCGGCGGAAGGCCGAGGAGGCGGACAAGGCCAAGTCGATGTTCCTGGCGGCGATGAGCCACGAGATCCGCACCCCGCTCACCGGCGTGCTCGGCATGGCCGACCTGCTCAGCCACGAGGCGCTCACCGTCAGGCAGCGCGGCTATGTCGACGTGATCCGCACCTCCGGCCGCCACTTGCTGACCGTCATCAACGACATCCTGGATTTCTCCCGGCTCGAAGCTGGCGGCCTGATCCTCGAGCAGATCGACTTCGCGATTGCCGATGTCCTGGAGCAGACCCGCTCGATCCTGTCGCCTCATGCGCATGAGCGCGGGCTGCAACTGGCGTTCGACATCGCCCAGCCGTCGCCCCCGGCCGTGAAAGGCGATCCCACCAGGCTGCGACAGGTCCTGGTCAACCTGATCGGCAACGGCCTGAAATTCACGAGCGAGGGCGGTGTCTGGGTGAGCATTCGGTGCCGGCCCCTGCCGGACGACCGGGTCAGCTGTCGTTTCGAGGTGCGTGACACCGGCATCGGGATTGCCGAGGAGCGCCAGGCGGAACTCTTCGAGGCGTTCACCCAGGCCGACCTGTCCACCAGCCGCCGCTATGGCGGCAGCGGCCTCGGCCTTGCGATCTGCCGCCAGCTCGTGACGGCCATGGGCGGCACGATCGGTGTCGAGGGCCGGCCCGGGCAGGGCAGCACCTTCTGGTTCGAGATACCGTTCGAGCGGGGCAGCCTGGTCGCCGCACAGGAGAAGGCTGCGCTCGATCCGGCCTCGATGCCGAGCCTGCGCGTCCTGGTGGTCGAGGACGTGGCCGTCAATCGCGACCTGCTGGAAGCCACCCTCGCCCGCTATGGCCACGTGGTGGCGTTCGCCGAAAACGGTGCCGAGGCGGTCGCCAAGGTCGCAGCCCAGTCCTTCGACCTGGTGCTCATGGACATGCAGATGCCGGTCATGGACGGGGTCGAAGCGACCCGGCGCATACGTGCGCTGCCTCCGCCGGCCTCCACGGTCCCGATCGTCGCGCTGACCGCCAACGTGCTGGAGACCGAGCGACAGCGCTGCTTGGCGGCCGGCATGAACCAGGTGCTCATCAAGCCGGTCGTCTGGACCGACCTGTTCGGCGTCCTGGCCTCGGTCGGCCAGCGCAGTCCCGCAGTCCATCGTCCCTCCCCCACCGCAGTCCCCCGCGATCGCCAGGAGACGCCGGATGCCGAGGGACTGGTGGACCGGCAGCGGATCGACGCTCTCCGGTCGCTTCTGGGCGCTACCAAGCTCGAGAAGATCCTGCGGGATGTCATCCTGTCGACAGAAACGTCGGCGAAGGAGATGACGGATCTGGGAGAGGACGCGGCGGCCGTGGCGAGCATTGCGCACCGCCTGTGCGGCACCACGGCGAGCCTGGGATTGGCGCGCATCGGCGCGGCAAGCCGGGAGATCGAGGACCTCGCCCGCGAGGGGAAGCCCCTGCAGGCCGCCATCGCGGAACTGCACCAACTTGCCCGAAAGACCCGGGATCTGTTGGACTTGCAGGAAAGCTGA
- a CDS encoding SDR family oxidoreductase: MSGFVTLAGKRALITSGTRGAGAATVELFRDLGARVLTCARSRPAGLSDDDFVAVDLMTDEGCAALAETVHRHLGGVDIIVHMLGGSSAPAGGFAALTEDQWRKELDLNLFPAVRLDRRLLPGMIAQGGGVVIHVSSIQRVLPLPEATTAYAAAKAALSTYSKSLSKEVSPKGVRVVRVSPGWIETEASTELARRLAEKAGTDIEGGRKMIMDTLGGIPIGRPSKPAEVASLVAFLASDRAASITGTEHVIDGGTVPTV, encoded by the coding sequence ATGAGCGGGTTCGTTACCCTGGCGGGCAAGCGCGCGCTGATCACCTCGGGCACGCGCGGCGCGGGGGCAGCTACGGTGGAACTGTTCCGCGATCTCGGGGCGCGTGTCCTGACATGTGCGCGTTCGCGACCAGCGGGCCTGTCGGATGACGACTTCGTGGCGGTCGATCTGATGACTGACGAAGGTTGCGCGGCCCTGGCGGAGACGGTGCATCGCCACCTGGGCGGGGTCGACATCATCGTCCACATGCTCGGCGGCTCGTCCGCCCCGGCCGGAGGCTTTGCCGCGCTGACGGAGGACCAATGGCGGAAAGAGCTCGATCTCAACCTCTTTCCTGCCGTCCGCCTCGACCGACGGCTCCTGCCGGGCATGATCGCTCAAGGCGGCGGGGTGGTGATCCATGTGTCGTCCATCCAGCGGGTCCTTCCCCTTCCCGAAGCCACGACAGCCTATGCCGCGGCCAAGGCCGCGCTCTCGACCTACAGCAAGAGCCTCTCCAAGGAGGTCTCGCCGAAGGGCGTGCGGGTGGTGCGGGTCTCGCCCGGCTGGATCGAGACGGAAGCCTCGACCGAGCTTGCGCGCCGTCTTGCGGAGAAGGCGGGGACAGACATCGAGGGCGGCAGGAAGATGATCATGGACACCCTGGGCGGCATCCCGATCGGCCGGCCAAGCAAACCGGCCGAGGTCGCCAGCCTGGTTGCGTTCCTTGCCTCCGACCGCGCCGCGTCCATCACGGGCACCGAGCATGTGATCGACGGCGGAACCGTTCCGACGGTGTAG
- a CDS encoding nuclear transport factor 2 family protein, protein MNLPVPIQAYFDADRSNEGGALASAFMPGGIVKDEGRSHVGQEAIRAWWQMAKAKYQHVAEPFEMDEQDGVTRVRARVTGRFPGSPTTLTFAFHLADGRIAGLEIGA, encoded by the coding sequence ATGAACCTGCCTGTTCCAATCCAGGCCTATTTCGATGCGGACAGGAGCAACGAAGGCGGGGCTCTGGCCAGCGCCTTCATGCCGGGCGGCATCGTCAAGGACGAGGGGCGGAGCCATGTCGGCCAGGAGGCCATTCGGGCGTGGTGGCAGATGGCGAAGGCAAAGTACCAGCACGTCGCGGAGCCGTTCGAGATGGACGAACAGGACGGCGTGACCAGGGTCCGCGCCCGGGTGACCGGCCGGTTCCCCGGCAGTCCCACGACGCTCACCTTCGCGTTCCACCTTGCTGACGGCCGGATCGCAGGCCTGGAGATCGGCGCATGA
- a CDS encoding LysR family transcriptional regulator has product MYRAGLNDLDAVMAIARRASFRSAARDLAMSTTALSNAIAKLEADLGVRLFNRTTRSVSLTDAGRRFVEQVGPALQDIHAAMEAARSQQATPSGTLRINTFPTAAREILLPLVLEFLRRYPQVHLDLVTEGELVDIVAEGFDLGVRGAAQVPSDMIAVSLGQPQRFAVAGSPSYFSKRDRPRIPSDLLDHPCVRVRLPNGALYRWQFEKGGQTAQIEVHGPLTLDEASLARAAVLEGTGIGFFMEPDVRADLQAGRLVRVLEDWTPPFGGLCLYYPGRRNPSAALKAFIGLARELARPSAR; this is encoded by the coding sequence ATGTATCGGGCTGGGCTGAACGATCTCGATGCGGTGATGGCCATTGCGCGACGGGCCTCGTTCCGGTCGGCGGCCCGCGATCTGGCCATGTCGACGACCGCGCTCAGCAACGCGATCGCGAAACTCGAGGCGGATCTGGGGGTCCGTTTGTTCAACCGCACCACGCGCAGCGTTTCGCTCACCGATGCTGGGCGGCGGTTCGTCGAGCAGGTCGGCCCGGCCTTGCAGGACATCCATGCCGCCATGGAAGCCGCGCGCTCGCAGCAGGCGACCCCGTCGGGCACGCTTCGCATCAACACCTTTCCGACGGCGGCGCGCGAGATCCTTTTACCCCTCGTGCTCGAGTTCCTGCGTCGCTATCCGCAGGTGCATCTCGACCTCGTCACCGAGGGAGAGCTCGTCGATATCGTGGCGGAAGGCTTTGATCTGGGCGTGCGTGGCGCCGCCCAGGTACCCAGCGACATGATCGCCGTGTCCCTGGGGCAGCCGCAGCGTTTCGCGGTCGCAGGCTCGCCAAGCTATTTCAGCAAGCGCGACCGGCCGCGCATCCCCTCCGATCTCCTGGATCACCCGTGCGTTCGCGTCCGCCTGCCGAACGGCGCCCTTTACCGGTGGCAGTTCGAGAAAGGCGGACAGACGGCCCAGATCGAGGTCCACGGACCGCTCACACTCGACGAGGCCAGTCTTGCACGAGCCGCCGTGCTGGAAGGCACCGGGATCGGCTTCTTCATGGAGCCGGACGTGCGCGCCGATCTCCAGGCGGGGCGCCTTGTCCGGGTGCTGGAGGACTGGACGCCGCCGTTCGGGGGCCTCTGCCTGTACTACCCGGGACGACGCAACCCCTCGGCGGCCCTCAAGGCGTTCATCGGCCTGGCACGGGAGCTTGCCCGGCCATCCGCCCGATGA
- a CDS encoding SDR family oxidoreductase — MQTVLITGCSSGFGLDTARLFLDRGWTVVATMRAPREDVLPASDRLRILGLDVTDRDSIRQAVEIAGPVDVLVNNAGIGWLNALEGTPMEMAREIFETNTFGTMAVTQAVLPQFRARRAGIIVNVTSSVTMKPLPLLSTYTASKAAVNAFTEVLALELRQFGIRVSLVLPGRAPETRFGDNARARMRDGFPEAYAGLVQDVFANWAQSSSDVTHSRDVAEAIWRAATDPTSPMRLPAGADAVALAASG, encoded by the coding sequence ATGCAGACCGTTCTGATCACCGGATGTTCGTCCGGATTCGGCCTCGATACCGCCCGTCTCTTTCTCGATCGTGGCTGGACGGTTGTCGCCACGATGCGCGCGCCAAGGGAGGACGTGCTTCCAGCCTCCGACCGCCTGCGCATCCTGGGCCTCGACGTCACTGACCGGGACAGCATCCGCCAGGCCGTGGAAATAGCCGGGCCGGTCGATGTCCTGGTCAACAATGCCGGGATCGGCTGGCTCAATGCTCTCGAAGGCACGCCCATGGAGATGGCGCGGGAGATCTTCGAGACCAACACGTTCGGCACGATGGCGGTGACCCAGGCGGTGCTGCCTCAGTTCCGGGCACGGCGGGCCGGGATTATCGTGAACGTCACCTCGAGCGTGACCATGAAGCCGCTCCCTCTGCTTTCGACCTATACGGCCAGCAAGGCGGCGGTGAACGCGTTCACCGAGGTGCTGGCCCTGGAACTCCGGCAGTTCGGCATCCGGGTAAGCCTGGTGCTGCCGGGACGGGCCCCGGAGACCCGGTTCGGCGACAACGCGCGGGCTCGGATGCGGGACGGCTTTCCGGAAGCCTATGCCGGCTTGGTGCAGGACGTCTTCGCCAACTGGGCCCAGTCCTCCTCGGACGTCACCCACTCCCGTGACGTGGCGGAGGCCATCTGGCGTGCCGCGACCGACCCCACATCCCCGATGCGCCTGCCGGCTGGCGCGGACGCCGTTGCGCTGGCCGCTTCGGGCTGA